One part of the Luteibacter yeojuensis genome encodes these proteins:
- a CDS encoding phosphoribosyltransferase family protein — translation MLPATHVTFRDRTDAGEQLAAALAGLRGTHPLVLGIPRGGVVIARAVADRLDGDLDVVLVRKIGAPGNEEFAIGAIDESGHAEISGDATQLRVSEAYVRREASRQFARIAERRRLYSPHRSPHDPKGRVVVVVDDGLATGATMRAALTAIRRHGPARLLAAVPVASADRLPSIRELADEVVCLSVPRHFRSVGEHYLSFPAVEDAEVIRLLRNPVRPATAPFASAMRFAVDGIVLEGDLRVPSDAKGCVVFVHGSGSSRRSTRNKHVARSLEDLGFATLLFDLLSPDEDAAFSERFNIAKLARRLDAVLDSLADEPRVKNMPIGLFGASTGAAAAIAVAAHRDDIRALVSRGGRPDLAGAVALAKVAAPTLFIVGGADTQVVPLNRQALAALPGVAELLLVPNATHLFEEPGALDQVAAMAGDWFARWLAPG, via the coding sequence ATGCTTCCTGCCACGCACGTGACCTTCCGCGACAGGACGGATGCGGGAGAGCAACTCGCCGCCGCTCTTGCAGGTCTGCGCGGGACCCATCCGCTCGTGCTCGGGATTCCCCGGGGCGGGGTAGTCATCGCTCGCGCCGTCGCGGATCGTCTGGACGGCGACCTCGATGTCGTGCTCGTACGCAAGATTGGCGCCCCGGGGAACGAGGAATTCGCCATCGGCGCGATCGACGAAAGCGGTCACGCGGAAATCAGTGGGGATGCGACCCAGCTGAGGGTAAGCGAAGCCTACGTGCGCCGCGAGGCATCCCGGCAGTTCGCGCGCATCGCGGAGAGACGCCGGCTCTACAGCCCGCATCGGAGCCCGCACGACCCCAAGGGACGCGTCGTCGTCGTGGTGGACGATGGCCTGGCGACGGGAGCCACGATGCGCGCCGCGTTGACGGCCATCCGGCGGCATGGTCCCGCGCGGTTGCTGGCGGCCGTCCCCGTCGCGTCGGCGGATCGCCTTCCATCGATCAGGGAACTGGCCGACGAGGTGGTCTGCCTTTCGGTGCCGAGGCACTTCCGGTCGGTGGGAGAACACTACCTATCCTTCCCCGCGGTGGAAGACGCGGAAGTGATCCGGTTGCTGAGGAACCCGGTTCGCCCCGCGACCGCGCCCTTCGCCAGCGCCATGCGTTTCGCAGTCGACGGCATCGTGCTGGAAGGCGACCTGCGCGTTCCATCGGATGCGAAGGGTTGTGTCGTCTTCGTCCACGGCAGCGGCAGCAGCCGACGCAGCACGCGGAACAAGCACGTAGCGCGCTCGCTCGAGGATCTCGGTTTCGCCACCTTGCTGTTCGACTTGTTGAGTCCCGACGAGGACGCGGCGTTCTCCGAGCGGTTCAACATCGCCAAGCTGGCCCGGCGACTCGACGCGGTGCTGGACAGCCTGGCCGACGAGCCGCGTGTAAAGAACATGCCCATCGGTCTCTTCGGCGCGAGTACCGGCGCGGCCGCGGCGATCGCCGTCGCCGCGCATCGGGACGACATCCGCGCGCTGGTTTCCCGTGGCGGGCGACCCGACCTCGCGGGAGCGGTGGCGCTGGCGAAGGTGGCGGCCCCGACGTTGTTCATCGTCGGCGGTGCCGACACACAGGTCGTACCGCTCAACCGCCAGGCACTCGCGGCGTTGCCGGGCGTCGCCGAACTGCTTCTCGTGCCCAACGCGACGCACCTGTTCGAGGAGCCCGGCGCACTGGATCAGGTCGCTGCCATGGCAGGCGACTGGTTCGCCCGCTGGCTGGCCCCCGGTTGA
- a CDS encoding erythromycin esterase family protein encodes MNEHAQVASIRSGATVLEGTDADYDDLVERAGRCRIVMLGEATHGTDEFYRMRAAISRRLIAERQFDAVAVEGDWPDCYRVNRYVRSGGADGNAAGSLGDFERFPRWMWRNTAVVAFVDWLATHNASRPKAERAGFYGLDMYSLYRSADAVIDYLGTVDSEQAEIARRQYAALDHVRDPQRYGYEAVRGLRPDCGEAVRQRLAELVRREGEYKAAGAPDSEDAYFFAERNAHVVANAESYYRAMFGPRALSWNMRDAHMAQTLMALQKHLRSQGRAGRVLVWAHNSHVGDARSTEMSLGGEYNLGQLMRLMPTAGPVCLVGFTTYTGTVRAAWEWGGEAESRRVNEAVEGSYEHLFYRSGLEAFYLPFERDAAAQLDGPLLERAIGVLYLPDTEMQSHYLYSRMPRQFDAVFHLDETHAVEPLD; translated from the coding sequence ATGAACGAACACGCGCAGGTCGCAAGCATCCGTTCCGGCGCCACGGTGTTGGAGGGTACCGACGCCGATTACGACGATCTCGTCGAACGCGCCGGCCGATGCCGGATCGTGATGCTCGGGGAAGCGACCCATGGAACGGACGAGTTCTATCGCATGCGCGCCGCCATAAGCCGGCGGCTGATCGCCGAGCGGCAGTTCGACGCCGTAGCCGTCGAGGGCGACTGGCCCGACTGCTATCGGGTCAACCGCTATGTCCGGAGCGGTGGCGCCGACGGCAACGCGGCCGGGAGCCTCGGGGACTTCGAGCGGTTTCCCCGCTGGATGTGGAGGAACACGGCTGTGGTGGCCTTCGTCGACTGGCTGGCCACACACAACGCGTCGCGGCCGAAGGCGGAGCGTGCCGGGTTCTACGGGCTGGACATGTACAGCCTCTACCGCTCCGCCGACGCGGTGATCGACTATCTCGGTACCGTCGACAGCGAGCAGGCGGAGATTGCGCGGCGGCAGTATGCCGCGCTCGATCACGTACGCGACCCGCAACGCTACGGATACGAAGCCGTGCGCGGGCTGCGGCCGGATTGCGGCGAGGCCGTGAGGCAGCGCCTGGCGGAACTGGTACGGCGCGAAGGCGAATACAAGGCTGCCGGTGCCCCGGATTCCGAGGATGCCTACTTCTTCGCCGAGCGGAACGCCCATGTCGTGGCAAACGCCGAGTCGTATTACCGTGCGATGTTCGGTCCGCGCGCGCTCAGCTGGAACATGCGCGATGCGCACATGGCGCAGACCCTGATGGCCTTGCAGAAGCATCTTCGCTCGCAGGGGCGCGCGGGGCGGGTCCTCGTCTGGGCGCACAACTCGCATGTCGGGGATGCCCGCTCGACCGAGATGTCGCTGGGCGGCGAGTACAACCTGGGCCAGCTGATGAGGCTGATGCCGACGGCCGGACCGGTATGCCTCGTGGGTTTCACGACCTACACGGGAACGGTCAGGGCCGCGTGGGAGTGGGGCGGGGAAGCGGAAAGCAGGCGCGTGAACGAGGCCGTCGAAGGGAGCTACGAGCACCTTTTCTACCGAAGCGGGCTCGAGGCCTTCTACCTGCCGTTCGAACGCGACGCTGCCGCGCAACTGGACGGGCCGCTGCTGGAGCGGGCGATCGGCGTGCTTTACCTCCCCGACACCGAAATGCAGAGCCACTACCTGTACTCGCGCATGCCGCGCCAGTTCGATGCAGTCTTCCACCTCGACGAGACACACGCCGTGGAGCCGCTGGACTGA
- a CDS encoding Hsp20/alpha crystallin family protein — MTSMIRWNPLKTLSGIDRFPDFDDLFRSTFPRTSWGHADIAPDMRIDVTESDGSYKVKADIPGVDKKDIEISINDNQVAITAEVRRETRQKEGEREIVTERSYGQAYRAFTLPAAVSSEKAEAHYENGVLTLSLPKKENGNARKLKVS, encoded by the coding sequence ATGACGAGCATGATTCGCTGGAATCCACTCAAAACGCTGTCGGGCATCGACCGCTTTCCCGACTTCGACGACCTGTTCCGCAGCACCTTTCCCCGCACCTCGTGGGGTCACGCGGATATCGCGCCCGACATGCGCATCGACGTGACCGAAAGCGACGGATCGTACAAGGTCAAGGCGGATATCCCCGGCGTGGACAAGAAGGACATCGAGATATCGATCAACGACAACCAGGTGGCGATCACCGCCGAAGTGCGACGCGAGACGCGCCAGAAGGAAGGCGAGCGTGAGATCGTGACGGAGCGTTCCTACGGTCAGGCATACCGCGCGTTCACCCTGCCGGCCGCCGTGTCGTCGGAGAAGGCCGAGGCGCACTACGAGAACGGTGTCCTGACCCTCTCGCTGCCCAAGAAGGAAAACGGAAACGCACGGAAGCTGAAGGTGAGTTGA
- the glgP gene encoding alpha-glucan family phosphorylase encodes MYRTPPRAPPAGLEALTELALDLRWTWNHAVDGLWREVDAELWDATHNPWVVLQNVPQARLEQLSGDTAFRERLAAAAGDRQEYLDAPGLYASLWPGDMPAGVAFFSMEFGLSEALPLYAGGLGVLAGDYLKTASDLGVPMTGIGLLYQEGYFRQTIDATGNQREAFPYNDPASLPIQPSVDTEGVWREVEVPLPGRTLRLRVWQAQVGRATLYLLDGNHVLNGPVDRGVTAKLYGGGTELRLLQELVLGVGGWRLLAMLGKQDAVAHLNEGHAALAVLERARQCMHERSVSFRDAWWATRPGNIFTTHTPVAAGFDAFAPALVEKYAQGLLADCKLSLHDLLALGRADPSNDNEPFNMTYLALRGCAQACAVSRLHGEVSRTLFAGLYPRWPVAEVPVRHVTNGVHVPSWDSAPADTLWTVTCGKSRWRGNLACLEAALVACDDTMLWNLAARQRAELVRYVRERLERQLGLRGEGERDRTAAQGVLDPNVLTLGMARRFAEYKRMNLLLHDPQRLARLLTNPAHPMQLIVAGKAHPDDTEGKRQVQAWVAFARRPEVAGRVVFLEDYDLALAQRLVQGVDVWLNTPRRPWEACGTSGMKTLVNGGLNVSTLDGWWAEAYDDACGWAIAGPGGDAEDAESLYGLLENEIVPCFYERDAHGVPAGWVRRMRASMSRLAPRFSSNRMLLDYLEDFYLPATRGLRRRAQRHELASWAGQVSAHWHEARLGDVEVVLDGHAWRFRAQAYLGGVQLGWVRAELYADERDGMPRQCVPMQGGAPISGAIHGYEFEATLPAIRPASDYTVRLRPWHDDAFLPAELPLVIWQR; translated from the coding sequence ATGTACCGGACACCGCCACGCGCACCGCCCGCCGGACTCGAGGCTCTTACCGAACTGGCGCTCGATCTTCGCTGGACATGGAACCACGCCGTGGACGGCTTATGGCGAGAGGTCGACGCCGAATTGTGGGATGCGACGCATAACCCGTGGGTGGTCCTGCAGAACGTGCCGCAGGCCCGGCTCGAACAATTGAGCGGCGACACGGCCTTCCGCGAACGCCTGGCCGCGGCGGCGGGCGATCGTCAGGAATACCTCGACGCACCCGGCCTGTACGCCTCGCTCTGGCCCGGCGACATGCCGGCCGGGGTTGCGTTCTTCAGCATGGAGTTCGGCTTGAGCGAGGCACTGCCGCTGTACGCGGGCGGGCTTGGCGTGCTGGCCGGCGATTACCTGAAGACCGCCAGCGACCTCGGTGTCCCTATGACCGGCATCGGCCTGCTCTATCAGGAAGGCTATTTCCGGCAGACGATCGATGCGACGGGAAACCAGCGCGAAGCCTTTCCATACAACGATCCGGCAAGCCTGCCCATCCAGCCATCCGTGGACACGGAGGGCGTGTGGCGGGAAGTGGAGGTGCCGTTGCCGGGTCGAACGCTCCGCTTGCGCGTGTGGCAGGCACAGGTGGGACGAGCGACCCTTTACCTGCTCGACGGCAACCATGTGCTCAACGGCCCCGTCGACCGGGGCGTCACGGCAAAGCTCTACGGCGGCGGCACCGAACTGCGCCTGTTGCAGGAACTGGTGCTTGGGGTGGGCGGCTGGCGCCTTCTGGCCATGCTCGGCAAGCAGGATGCCGTGGCGCACCTCAACGAAGGCCATGCGGCGCTGGCCGTGCTGGAGCGCGCCAGGCAATGCATGCACGAGCGCTCGGTCTCGTTCCGCGATGCATGGTGGGCGACCCGGCCCGGGAACATCTTCACGACGCACACGCCCGTCGCCGCGGGATTCGATGCGTTCGCTCCCGCGCTGGTGGAGAAGTACGCCCAGGGTCTCCTCGCCGACTGCAAGCTGTCCCTCCACGATCTCCTCGCGCTGGGGCGCGCCGACCCGTCCAACGACAACGAGCCGTTCAACATGACCTATCTCGCCCTGCGCGGCTGCGCGCAGGCGTGCGCGGTAAGCCGGCTGCATGGCGAGGTCAGCCGCACGCTCTTCGCCGGTCTCTATCCGCGCTGGCCGGTCGCCGAAGTGCCCGTGCGCCACGTCACCAATGGCGTCCACGTGCCTTCATGGGATTCGGCGCCGGCGGACACGCTCTGGACCGTCACCTGCGGCAAGAGCCGCTGGCGCGGAAACCTGGCCTGCCTCGAAGCGGCCCTCGTCGCATGCGACGACACGATGCTGTGGAACCTCGCGGCGCGACAACGGGCCGAACTGGTTCGTTACGTCCGCGAACGTCTGGAACGGCAGCTTGGTCTGCGTGGCGAAGGCGAGAGGGATAGGACGGCGGCGCAGGGCGTGCTCGACCCCAACGTGCTGACGCTCGGCATGGCCCGGCGCTTCGCCGAGTACAAGCGTATGAACCTCCTGCTCCACGACCCCCAGCGCCTCGCCCGCCTGCTCACGAACCCCGCGCATCCCATGCAACTGATCGTCGCCGGCAAGGCCCATCCGGACGATACGGAGGGCAAGCGCCAGGTGCAGGCCTGGGTGGCATTCGCCCGGCGACCGGAGGTGGCAGGGCGCGTCGTCTTCCTCGAGGACTACGATCTTGCACTCGCGCAACGTCTGGTGCAGGGCGTGGACGTATGGCTCAACACCCCCCGAAGACCGTGGGAGGCCTGCGGTACGAGCGGCATGAAGACACTCGTCAACGGTGGACTGAACGTCTCCACGCTGGACGGCTGGTGGGCGGAAGCGTATGACGACGCCTGCGGTTGGGCGATCGCCGGTCCGGGCGGCGACGCGGAGGACGCCGAGAGCCTTTATGGCCTGCTCGAGAACGAGATCGTCCCATGTTTCTACGAGCGCGACGCGCACGGGGTGCCGGCGGGTTGGGTGAGGCGGATGCGGGCAAGCATGTCGCGGCTCGCGCCGAGGTTCAGCAGCAATCGGATGCTGCTCGACTACCTGGAGGATTTCTATCTTCCCGCGACGCGCGGCCTGCGCCGGCGGGCACAGCGCCACGAACTGGCATCGTGGGCCGGGCAGGTGTCCGCGCATTGGCATGAGGCGAGGCTGGGCGACGTGGAGGTGGTCCTCGACGGCCATGCCTGGCGATTCCGTGCGCAGGCCTACCTCGGCGGCGTGCAGCTGGGATGGGTGAGGGCGGAACTGTACGCCGACGAACGCGACGGCATGCCGCGGCAATGCGTGCCGATGCAGGGCGGCGCACCGATCAGCGGTGCCATTCACGGTTACGAGTTCGAAGCGACGCTCCCCGCGATCCGCCCCGCAAGCGACTACACGGTACGCCTGCGCCCTTGGCACGACGACGCGTTTCTGCCCGCCGAACTGCCGCTCGTGATCTGGCAGCGCTGA
- a CDS encoding host attachment protein: protein MSPNWILVCDAARARLFVASDRKSAWAEVAGYANPELRGPVTARNSGRTVPRTQESVGSARHVIEPRESRKDRSARSFARHIAGELQDARAHRRYARLFLVAPPRFLGVLCDELGDLKAAGVAGTLGKDVVGLQAETLAQHVRAAFPRDFAMEPKRPAA, encoded by the coding sequence ATGTCCCCTAACTGGATACTGGTCTGCGATGCCGCACGGGCACGCCTGTTCGTAGCGTCCGACAGGAAAAGCGCATGGGCGGAAGTGGCCGGTTACGCCAATCCCGAACTCAGGGGCCCGGTCACGGCCCGCAACAGCGGGCGCACGGTGCCGCGTACGCAGGAGAGCGTCGGCTCCGCGAGGCACGTGATCGAGCCGCGCGAAAGCCGGAAGGATCGCAGTGCGCGCTCGTTCGCCCGCCATATCGCCGGCGAGTTGCAGGACGCGCGCGCGCATCGCCGTTATGCGCGGCTCTTCCTCGTGGCACCGCCCCGATTCCTCGGCGTGCTTTGCGACGAGCTTGGCGACCTGAAGGCGGCCGGCGTCGCCGGCACGCTCGGCAAGGATGTCGTGGGCTTGCAGGCCGAGACGCTGGCACAACATGTCCGCGCGGCGTTCCCGCGGGACTTCGCCATGGAGCCGAAGCGACCGGCCGCATGA
- a CDS encoding phosphatase PAP2 family protein has product MRIFLLILLVALAPVGNSIASGGPLGIDHRLHYDNSGIWKRSNQKTLIYGSIVVVGAGAIALGDGDELGDTFWRSVDAMVVSGVGAQGLKYAFGRERPSQTNDPNRFFKHGQSFPSGEVAAISAAVTPFIVRYGSEHPTVYALALLPAYDAVARVKVRGHWQSDVLAGAVIGTGIGIWASQRDSPLIVGWLPGGFSVGYVHRFEP; this is encoded by the coding sequence ATGCGCATCTTCCTTCTGATCTTGCTGGTCGCTCTCGCGCCCGTGGGTAACTCGATCGCGAGCGGAGGCCCCCTCGGCATCGATCATCGGCTGCACTACGACAACAGCGGCATCTGGAAACGCAGCAACCAGAAGACGCTCATCTACGGCAGCATCGTCGTGGTAGGGGCGGGCGCGATCGCGCTGGGCGACGGCGACGAACTGGGCGATACGTTCTGGCGTTCGGTCGATGCCATGGTGGTCAGTGGCGTCGGGGCGCAGGGACTCAAGTACGCCTTCGGCCGCGAGCGGCCGTCGCAGACGAACGATCCCAACCGGTTCTTCAAGCACGGGCAGAGCTTTCCCAGCGGCGAGGTCGCGGCAATCTCCGCGGCGGTCACGCCTTTCATCGTCAGGTATGGAAGCGAGCACCCCACCGTTTACGCGCTGGCATTGTTGCCGGCCTACGACGCGGTGGCACGGGTGAAGGTCCGGGGTCACTGGCAGAGCGACGTCCTTGCCGGCGCCGTCATCGGCACCGGTATCGGGATATGGGCGTCGCAGCGCGACTCGCCCTTGATCGTGGGCTGGCTGCCGGGGGGCTTCAGTGTGGGCTATGTGCATCGCTTCGAGCCTTGA
- a CDS encoding universal stress protein, with the protein MATASRTATKNVHEASIGWRNIGCLAAQLSCDSAALAAAATLAAAAHAKVSITQLLPMPVDAANAWALSMDPIIAERHERIRSEARQQADDLRHRLASYTVPGDIATLEAVFEEPAGLAAMAARRTDLAVIGRPSGSVTDAAYTHALFAGLLLNSGRPVLVVPEGSKVTLPIQHAVVAWTDSPEAVRAMHDALPLLLNAATVDVIAIDPPATPLESTAHAGEAAADLLRAHGAQVNVHRIRGEGRATSRVLLDYCRNAKAGLLVAGGYGHPRWREWTVGGTTRELFFETTLPTFFSH; encoded by the coding sequence ATGGCCACCGCATCGCGAACCGCGACGAAGAACGTACACGAGGCATCCATCGGCTGGCGAAACATCGGCTGCCTCGCCGCCCAGTTGAGTTGTGACAGCGCCGCCCTCGCGGCCGCGGCGACGCTCGCCGCCGCCGCGCACGCCAAGGTGAGCATCACCCAGTTGCTGCCCATGCCGGTCGACGCGGCGAATGCCTGGGCCCTCTCCATGGACCCGATCATCGCCGAGCGCCACGAGCGGATCCGCAGCGAGGCGCGACAGCAGGCGGACGACCTCCGCCATCGCCTGGCGTCCTATACCGTTCCGGGCGACATCGCCACCCTGGAAGCCGTCTTCGAAGAGCCCGCCGGCCTCGCCGCCATGGCCGCGCGCCGGACCGATCTCGCCGTGATCGGGAGGCCGTCCGGCTCGGTCACGGATGCCGCATACACCCATGCGCTCTTCGCGGGTCTCCTGCTCAACTCGGGACGGCCCGTCCTGGTCGTTCCCGAAGGGAGCAAGGTGACCCTTCCAATCCAGCACGCGGTAGTCGCATGGACGGATTCGCCGGAGGCCGTCCGCGCGATGCATGACGCCTTGCCGTTGCTGCTCAACGCCGCCACCGTCGACGTCATCGCCATCGATCCGCCCGCCACGCCCCTCGAAAGCACCGCCCATGCCGGCGAGGCCGCCGCCGACCTGCTCCGCGCGCATGGCGCGCAGGTGAACGTGCACCGGATTCGCGGCGAGGGACGCGCGACCAGCCGCGTGCTCCTCGATTACTGCCGGAACGCGAAGGCCGGATTGCTCGTGGCCGGCGGCTATGGGCATCCCCGCTGGCGCGAGTGGACGGTGGGAGGAACGACGCGCGAGCTCTTCTTCGAAACCACCCTGCCGACATTCTTCTCCCACTGA
- the chrA gene encoding chromate efflux transporter: protein MTLPTQQAATGEAGRGTVREVAAAFLKLGMSSFGGPIAHLGYFHREFVERRRWLDERHYGHLVALCQFLPGPASSQVGFSIGLIRAGWLGGLAAFLCFTLPSALLLLAFASLSDRLHGPLGTAAIHGLKLVAVAVVAQGVHAMAGRLAPDRNRALLAAAAAGLVVVGNSAPVQLGVVAGGAVLGLGLCRNVEHVADESFPLTYGRGAASVMLFGFAVLLLLALFASPRWPDLVQVGAGFYRSGSLVFGGGHVVLPLLQHDVVGRGWVSNDAFLAGYGAAQAVPGPMFSVAAYLGDQVHGGRGGLAGAGVGLLGIFLPGLLLVAGALPLWRSLARREAATRMLAGVNAAVVGLLAAALYNPVWISAVRSPLDVAIALVGFAMLAGARWSPLAAVFWCVTASIASTLAGWTAVV from the coding sequence ATGACCCTACCAACGCAACAAGCCGCAACCGGCGAAGCTGGACGAGGGACGGTCCGGGAAGTCGCCGCTGCCTTCCTGAAACTGGGCATGTCGTCGTTCGGTGGCCCGATCGCCCACCTCGGTTACTTTCATCGCGAGTTCGTCGAGCGACGACGCTGGCTGGACGAACGGCATTACGGCCACCTCGTGGCGCTGTGCCAGTTCCTGCCGGGCCCGGCGAGCAGCCAGGTCGGCTTTTCCATCGGCCTGATCCGGGCCGGATGGCTGGGCGGGCTGGCGGCCTTCCTGTGCTTTACCCTGCCCTCGGCGCTGCTTCTGCTCGCTTTCGCCTCGTTGAGCGACCGCCTTCATGGACCGCTCGGGACGGCCGCCATCCATGGACTCAAACTCGTGGCGGTCGCCGTGGTCGCGCAAGGCGTGCACGCCATGGCCGGACGGCTCGCACCGGACAGGAACCGCGCCCTCCTCGCGGCCGCGGCCGCCGGGCTCGTCGTCGTGGGCAACAGCGCCCCCGTGCAGCTCGGCGTGGTGGCTGGCGGCGCCGTGCTCGGACTCGGGTTGTGCCGGAATGTCGAGCACGTGGCCGACGAAAGCTTTCCGCTGACCTATGGCAGGGGCGCGGCGAGCGTCATGCTTTTCGGCTTCGCCGTCCTGTTGCTGCTGGCGCTGTTCGCGTCGCCGCGATGGCCTGACCTGGTCCAGGTTGGCGCGGGCTTCTATCGCAGCGGCTCACTGGTCTTCGGCGGTGGCCACGTCGTGCTGCCGCTGCTGCAGCATGACGTCGTCGGTCGCGGATGGGTAAGCAACGATGCCTTCCTGGCCGGTTATGGTGCGGCGCAGGCCGTCCCGGGGCCGATGTTCAGTGTGGCAGCCTACCTGGGAGACCAGGTCCACGGCGGTCGCGGTGGGCTCGCCGGAGCCGGCGTGGGCCTTCTTGGAATCTTCCTCCCAGGCCTGCTGCTGGTGGCCGGTGCCCTGCCCCTGTGGCGTTCGCTCGCCCGCCGCGAGGCCGCGACCCGCATGCTGGCCGGCGTCAATGCCGCCGTGGTCGGGCTGCTTGCCGCGGCCCTGTACAACCCTGTCTGGATAAGCGCCGTGCGTTCGCCCCTCGATGTCGCGATCGCCCTGGTGGGATTCGCCATGCTTGCCGGCGCGCGCTGGTCGCCCCTCGCGGCGGTGTTCTGGTGCGTGACCGCGTCGATCGCGTCCACGCTCGCCGGCTGGACCGCCGTCGTCTGA
- a CDS encoding OmpA family protein, translated as MRCHRRVFVISSCLLMGALAGCHGYVKKADFDSTVAELRANDQKQQQEIDGLTEQMRQRFADYDAKIAAMKGRIRVDAAAHFAFNDSTLREEDKPLLDDFAKVVSGNFPEAIVTVEGFADPAGGNAFNRRLGQARAEAVRDYLVSTGGLTADKVRAVSYGEARNRQVLPDKWGDGAEPNRRVTLVIDYAGSMAEAAGG; from the coding sequence ATGCGTTGTCATCGCCGTGTTTTCGTGATTTCGTCGTGCCTGCTGATGGGGGCTCTTGCGGGTTGCCACGGATACGTCAAGAAGGCCGATTTCGACTCGACAGTCGCCGAACTGCGTGCCAACGACCAGAAGCAGCAGCAGGAGATCGACGGTCTCACCGAGCAGATGCGCCAGCGCTTCGCCGACTACGACGCGAAGATCGCCGCGATGAAGGGCCGCATCCGCGTGGATGCCGCGGCCCACTTCGCATTCAACGATTCCACCCTCCGCGAGGAAGACAAGCCCTTGCTGGACGATTTCGCGAAGGTGGTATCGGGTAACTTCCCGGAGGCAATCGTCACCGTCGAGGGATTTGCCGATCCGGCAGGCGGCAACGCATTCAATCGTCGCCTGGGCCAGGCACGAGCGGAGGCGGTGCGCGATTACCTCGTGTCCACCGGCGGCCTGACGGCGGACAAGGTGCGCGCCGTGAGTTATGGGGAGGCGCGGAACCGCCAGGTGCTTCCCGACAAATGGGGCGACGGCGCCGAACCGAATCGCCGCGTGACGCTGGTGATCGATTACGCCGGATCGATGGCAGAAGCGGCTGGCGGGTGA